Proteins from one Malania oleifera isolate guangnan ecotype guangnan chromosome 4, ASM2987363v1, whole genome shotgun sequence genomic window:
- the LOC131153767 gene encoding uncharacterized protein LOC131153767 — MKKKFEGNARVKMSYLQAFRREFETLEMRTGEGVTEYFSRVMTVANKMRIYGEDMQDVKVVEKILRSLTKKFNHVVCYIEESIDIDALTIDELQSSLIVHEQKFQRRNGEEQVLKVTSEGGRGRGRGTYRERGRGRGRGQANFNKATTECYRCHQLGHF, encoded by the coding sequence ATGAAAAAAAAATTCGAAGGAAATGCAAGGGTCAAAATGTCTTATCTTCAAGCTTTCCGTAGAGAATTTGAAACTCTTGAGATGAGGACTGGGGAAGGAGTGACAGAGTACTTCTCTAGGGTCATGACAGTTGCCAACAAGATGCGAATTTATGGAGAAGATATGCAGGATGTTAAAGTGGTGGAGAAAATTCTGCGCTCTTTAACTAAGAAGTTCAACCATGTTGTATGTTATATTGAGGAGTCAATAGACATTGATGCTCTTACTATTGATGAGTTACAAAGCTCATTAATAGTGCATGAACAGAAGTTTCAGAGACGTAATGGTGAGGAACAGGTTTTGAAAGTGACATCTGAAGGAGGAAGAGGTCGTGGTCGTGGTACCTatagagaaagaggaagaggaagagggaGAGGTCAAGCAAACTTCAACAAGGCAACTACGGAGTGTTACCGATGCCATCAACTTGGACATTTTTAG
- the LOC131153766 gene encoding auxin-responsive protein IAA13-like: MFQTELLLLPLSLVQKESLILLSMNQVVGWLPIRAYRMNSLANQAKTLTSEKDETCEDDKLKDTSKKKVYNSSNKNNTAAMEKGHLGFVKVNMDGLPIGRKVDLNAHACYETLAQALENMFVNPIMSITSIRDSSGESEQARKASKLLNGSSKFVLTYEDKEGDWMLVGDVPWEMSLNTVKRLRIMKTSEADGLVPRFQETDGRQRREACVLFFIFLYPFYV, encoded by the exons ATGTTCCAAACAGAGCTTCTTCTGTTGCCGCTGTCTCTAGTACAAAAAGAGTCGCTGATTCTGTTGTCCATGAA TCAGGTTGTTGGATGGCTGCCTATAAGGGCTTATAGGATGAACAGCTTGGCTAACCAGGCAAAGACTTTGACCTCTGAAAAAGATGAGACATGCGAGGATGATAAATTGAAGGATACTTCAAAGAAAAAAGTGTACAATAGTAGCAATAAGAATAATACTGCTGCTATGGAAAAAGGACATCTTGGGTTTGTTAAGGTTAACATGGATGGATTGCCAATAGGGAGGAAAGTGGATCTAAATGCTCATGCTTGCTATGAAACTTTAGCTCAAGCACTAGAGAACATGTTTGTTAATCCCATCATGAGCATCACTTCCATTCGTGA TTCGAGTGGAGAGAGTGAGCAAGCAAGAAAGGCCTCCAAGCTTTTGAATGGATCATCCAAATTTGTGCTCACTTATGAAGATAAGGAGGGGGACTGGATGCTCGTAGGAGATGTTCCTTGGGA GATGTCCCTCAACACAGTGAAGAGGCTTAGAATCATGAAGACATCGGAAGCTGATGGACTTG TTCCAAGATTCCAAGAAACTGATGGTCGGCAAAGAAGAGAAGCTTGTGTGCTTTTCTTTATCTTCCTTTACCCTTTttatgtatga